CGGTCGTGGTGGTCGAAGGTGAACTCCACCAGCCGCTGGATGGCCTCGCGAGGGCCCAGTTCGGCCAGGTGCAGCTTGCCTTCGGTGCTGCGGATATCGCCGTAGAGCTTCTCCAGCACTTCCAGGTAGAGCTGCTCCTTGCTGCCGAAGTAGTAGTAGATCATCCGCTTGGAGGTGTGCATGCGCTCGGCGATGGCGTCCACGCGGGCACCGGAAAGGCCCTGCTGGACGAACTCGGCGATGGCCGCCTGGAGGATGTTCTCGCGGGTCTTCTCGGGGTTGTTCTTGCGCCCTTTTCGGGGGGCTTCGGCGGGCAGTTCGGGGAGTTCGGTACTTGTTGTCATCGTCGGCTCACGGCCAGTAGAAACTGGCGTCGATTATGGGCTGGGGCGCAACCCGAAGGAAGCCCGGCGCACTGGGCGCGCCGGACCTCCCCTGCCCTACAGCCTGGCCTTGGGGATGGCGCCGCTGCGGGCCTTGGCCATGGCCGCCAGGCGTACCGCGACGTTGGCGGCGCCATAGCCTGCATAGCCATTCTTGCGCTGGAGGATCTCGAAGAAGAATCGGCCTTCGAAGGGCTCGGTGTAGACGTGGAACAGCTCGCCGCCCTGGGCGTCCCGGTCGTAGAGGACGTTGTAGTAGGCCAGTTCGCTGAGGAATTCGTCGTCGAAGTCGAAGCGCGCCGCCAGGTCGTCGTAATAGTTGAGCGGGATGTCCAGCAGCGGCACGCCCGCCTCCTTGGCGCGGCTGACCTCGGCGAAGATGTCCTCGCAGGAGAAGGCGATGTGGTGGGCGCCGGATCCCCGATAGCTGGACAGGGCGTGGGAGATGGCGGTGTTGCGGTTCTCCGAGATGTTCAGCGGCAGGCGGATGCTGCTGCAGCGGCTGCGCAGGGCGCGACTCTTCACCAGTCCGTAGGGGTCGGGCAGGACCACTTCGTCGTCCGCCTCGAAGTCCAGCACGGTCTTGTAGAACAGCACCCAGCTGTCCAGGCCATCGGCCGGCAGGGCCAGCGCCATGTGGTCGATGCGGTCCAGCTCGCCGGTCTGTACCGCCGCCGGATCGAGGATGAAGTCGCTGTCGTAGATGGTCTGCCCGGCCGGCGCCTGCTCCACCAGGTAGATCAGGCTGCCATCGGGGGCGCGCACGGCGGGAATCTCCCGCTCGTTGGGGCCGACCAGGCCACGGAAGGGTTGGCCCTTGAACTCCCGGGCGCGTTCCAGCGCGCGGGTGCTGTCGCTCACCCGCAGCGCGGTGGCGCAGAGGGACGGACCGTGGGATTCGAAGTACCCGTGGGCGAAGGAATAGGGCTCGGCGTTGAGGACGATGTTGATGTCGCCCTGGCGCAGCAGGCTCACGTCCTTGGAACGGTGCTTGCCGGCGCGGGCGAAGCCCAGGCGCTCCAGCCAGCTGGCCAGCTTGGCGCCCTGGGCTTCGTCCACGGCGAATTCGAGGAACTCCACACCGTCGTAGCGGCTGGCGGGCGGCGGCGAGAAGAGGATGTCCAGGTTCGCCGGCGGCGTCGGGTCGCGCTCCAGCAGCGCGCGGGTCTTCTCTTCGAGGTAGAGCAGCGAACGCAGGCCGTCGGCGGCGTTGCCCCGGGGCGGCGCGGCGCGGAAGCCGTCGTTGAAGATCTCCAGGGACAGCGGGCCGCGATAGCCGCTGCGCAGGATCGGGGCCAGGAAGCCCGGCAGGTCGAACTCGCCCTGGCCGGGGAAGCAGCGGAAGTGCCGGCTCCATTCCAGCACGTCCATCTGCAGGAGCGGCGCATCGGCCATCTGCACGAAGAAGATCTTGTCGCCGGGAATCTCGGCGATACCGGCGGGGTCGCCCTTGATCGAGAGGGTGTGGAAGCTGTCCAGCAGCACGCCGAGGGCCGGGTGGTCGGCCTGGCGCACCAGGTTCCAGACCTGCTGCCAGCTGTTGACGTGGCGCCCCCAGGCCAGGGCTTCGTAGCCGATCCGCAGCTTGCGCGCGCCGGCGCGTTCGGCCAGCAGGCGCAGGTCATCCACCAGGATGCGCTCGTCGGACAGGGCGTCGGCCTGGACGTTGCTGCACACCAGCACCAGGTCCGTGCCCAGTTCTTCCATCAGGTCGAACTTGCGCTCGGCGCGGTCGAGGTTCTTCTGCAGGCGGTCGCGGCGGCAGCCCTCGAAGTCGCGGAACGGCTGGAACAGGGTGATGGCGATGCCCAGGTCCGCGCACATCTGGCGGATCTCCCGGGGGCTGCCGGCGTAGTACAGGAGGTCGTTCTCGAAGATCTCGACTCCGTCGAACCCGGCGGCGGCGATGGCCTCGAGCTTTTCCGGCAGGGTACCGCTCAGGGAGACGGTGGCAATGGAACGCTGCATGTTCAGCTCCTCGTGGGTGGGCGCCGGCTCGGTGGTCCGGGGGCATGGGTGACGCCCCCGGCAGGGCTGTGGGAGCGAGTTCGTTCGCGACTGAATCCACTCCCACGAAAGCGGACCGTACGGCTTGTTTTCGTAGCTGGATCGATTATTCGCGCGTAAAGTCAGCCCAGCAATTCAATATGTACGAACCAGTTAGTTTTGTGTTCGATTAACGAACAAAAGGCCGGTTATCGAATTGACGCTTTTTCGATCACTGCGCAACATGATTTCCACGTTGCAGCCAAACCGCCGGGTGGACCCACTGCCAGCCCAGTCGCCCGAACGGACCTGCGATCACAACCAGGCGTCACGACATAACAATTTCAAGAAACGGGTAACAGCTCATGCTCACTACCAGCTACCTGAACGAAACCCCTCCCTCCCGCCGGCTTGCCTCGGCATCCAGATCGAGTGCGACAGCCACGTCGCCCCTCTGACCTGACTCCCTGACACACCCCGGACGGCGTTCGCCGGGCCGCTCCCACGGAGCCCCGCTACCGCCAGCGTGCTCGCGTACCCACCCGGCCCGGCGCCAGGGGAACGCGTGTCCGGCTACCTAACAAAAACAACGGAGACAACGATGGCTACCTCCTCCTCACAAGCCAAGAAAGCAACCGCCAGCGGTTGGATCGGGTCCGCACTCGAGTACTACGATTTCTTCATCTATGCCCAGGCGGCAGCGCTGATCTTCCCGCAGATCTTCTTCCCCAACACCGACCCCAAGATGGCCATCATCGCCTCCCTGGCGACCTACGGCGTTGGCTACCTGGCCCGTCCGGTGGGGGCCTTCGTGCTTGGCCACTGGGGCGACACCCGTGGCCGCAAGAACGTCCTGCTGCTGTGCATGTTCCTGATGGGCATTTCCACCATGGCGGTGGGCCTGCTGCCGACCTACCACGACATCGGCATGCTCGCGCCCATCCTGCTGGTACTGCTGCGCCTGGTTCAGGGCTTCGCCGTGGCCGGCGAGATCTCCGGTGCCAGCTCCATGATCATGGAGCACGCCCCCTTCGGGCGACGCGGCTACTATGCGAGCTTCACCCTCCAGGGCGTGCAGGCCGGCCAGGTGATGGCGGCGGCGGTGTTCCTGCCCCTGGCCTACTTCATGCCCAGTGAGGCCTTCAACGAGTGGGGCTGGCGGATTCCGTTCCTGATGAGCGCCTTCGTCCTGGTGGCCGGCTTCATCATCCGTCGCGAAGTCCATGAAACCCCGGCCTTCGTCCAGGAAGAGAGCCAGCACAAGGTCGCCAAGTCTCCGGTGTCCGAAGCCTTCCGCCACAGCTGGAAGCACATGGTGCTGGTGATGTTCATGGCCCTGATGAACGTGATCCCGGTGGTCGCCACCATCTTCGGTGCCGCCTACGCCGTTCAGCCCGCCTACGGCATCGGCTTCGACAAGAGCGTCTACCTGTGGATTCCGGTGGTGGGCAACATCGTCGCCGTGCTGGTGATCCCCTTCGTCGGCAACCTCTCCGACAAGATCGGCCGTCGTCCGACCATGATCGCCGGCTGCCTGGGGTCCGGCCTGCTGGCCTTCGGTTACCTCTACGCCATCAGCATCCAGAACGTACCGCTGGCCTTCGGCTTGTCGATCCTGATGTGGGGCATGGTCTACCAGGGCTACAACGCGGTATTCCCGAGCTTCTTCCCGGAGCTGTTCCAGACCCGCTACCGCGTTTCCGCCATGGCCATCGCGCAGAACATCGGCACCATGCTGACCGCCATGCTCCCGGCCCTGTTCGCCGCCGTCGCCCCGCCCGGCTCGGACAACATCCCGGTGGTGATCGGCAGCCTGGCCTTCATCATCACCTGCGTCTGCGCCCTGGCCGCCTACCTGGCTCCGGAAACCCATCGCCTGGCCATGGACGACCTTGGCGACCCCGACGCCAAGCCGATGGACAAGGTCCAGTACGACGCCAGTCGCGAAAGCAGCATGCGCGCCGTCAGCCACTGATCCCATCCCACCGATCCACCAGGAAGGCCCCTCGCGGGGCCTTCCTGCTTTTCCGTCCGGCACTTTCGATGGCGTGATCGGCACCGCCTGGCTCATGCCTTGCGTTGCATCCAGGCGGCGCCCAGGCCGCTGAGGCAGATGATGGCGATGCCGGCCAGGGTGCTGGCCTCCGGCGTGTGGGAAAAGACCAGGAAGCCCAGCAGGCCGGCGAAAACGATCTGGCAATAACCGAAGGGAGCCAGCAGCGCGGGGGCGGCGTGACGGAAGGCCTGGGTCAGCAGCAGGTGCGCGGTCATTCCGGCGGCCCCCAGGGCCAGCAGCAACAACCACCCTTCCCAGTTCGGCAATTGCCAGAAGAACGGCACCAGGGCGCTCATCACCAGGGTGTTGCACAGCCCGGCGAAGAAATTGCTGGTGGTGGGGCTGTCGTGGGGCGCCAGCTTGCGGGTGAGCAATTGATAGAAGCAGAAGCCCAGGGCCGAACCGAGGGGAAAGAGGATGGCCGGGGTAAAGAGCTCGCCGCCCGGATGGACGATCACCAGCACCCCGATAAAGCCCATCACCACCGCCAGCCACTGCACCAGGCTGACCCTCTCCCCCAGCAGCGGCACCGAAAGCGCGGTCACCAGCACGGGGGCGAGGAAGTTGACCGCCGTGGCTTCCGCCAGGGGAATGAATTGCAGGCCGGCGGTGAACAGCAGGCTGGTGCTCAGCAGACTCAGTGCCCGCAGCACCTGCAGCCCCGGACGCCGGCTGCGAAGGACCCGCAGGCCGGCCCTGGGCAGGAAGATGCCGGCCATCAACAGGGTGTGCACCAGGTAGCGCGCCCAGACCACCATGATGACCGGGTAGAGGCCGCCGAGGTATTTGGACAGGGCGTCATGCCCGGCGAAGAGGAAAGTGGCCAACACCACCAGCAGGATGCCCCGCAACGGTTGGTTGGCCCCGGACAGCGGCGTACTGGCGGCCATGGTCGTCCTGAAGAAAAAGCGCGGCCCAGCCGGCCGCGTGAAAGGGGGAGTCAGATGCGCTGGAGCAGTGCCCGGGTCTTGTCCAGCGCCGTACGGGCCCGCGCCTCGGCACTGACGCCCTGCTCCATCAGTTGCCGGGTCGGGATTTCCAGGCTCAAGGGGACGTGCGCCGGCAGCGTTCGCAGCAGGCCCGCCAGGTCGCAGTCGCCATCGCCGGGAAAGCGGCGTTCATTGCGCGCCTGGCGGAGGATTTCCTCCATGTCGTCGGGGCGCGGACCGGCGACGTCGCAGAGTTGCGCGTAGCGCAGACGTGCCGGCGCCACCTGCGCCAGGTCCTCCAGCCGCGAGCCGGAGCGATTGAAATGGAAGGCGTCCACCAGGATGGCGCCGCCGGGATGGCCGGCGTTCTCGACGATGCGCCGGGCCTGGGTGAGGTCGCGGGCGTCGGTCCAGGGCATGAACTCCAGGCTCGGGTGGATGCCGAAACGGGACGCCAGCTCGCACAGGGCCGCGAAATTCTCCGTCAGGCGCGCTTCGTCGGCGTCATTGCCGGCCACCAGTAGCTCGCGGGCACCGAACGCCGCACCGGCCTCCAGCACCGCTTCGAAGTCGCTGACACGGGTCTCCGCCTTGAGCCGGAGGATCTCGATATCCAGCACCTTCACCCCGGTGTCGCGAAGGCGATCGAGGGTCTGGCGTCGCAGCGCGGCATCGGCCACCAGCGGGAAGTGGTGCTCTTCGGGCGTGGCCGGCACCAGGCGCAGGCCCACGTGGCTGTAGCCGGTGCGCGCAGCCACTTCCACCATTTCGGGCGGGGAAAGTTCGAGGACGGTCAAGGCGGCCAGGGAGAAGATTCGCTCGGTCATCTGCTACTCGGAATCAGGTTCCAGAATCTGTTTAGCGATATTTAGAACATGGTTCCGTTTTTGTGCAAGAAGAAAATGCGACCGCCTGGCGGCCATGCCGTTCGGCATGGGGACCCTGAGGGGGAAGCGAGCAGGAAGCCTCCCGTCGTTCGTCCGCAAGCGGGCTCCTTCAGCCCTTTGCTCGGGGAGTCAGACGAAGAATTCGGACGCCTGGCTGGCGGCCGACAGCTCCTCGACGGCGGCCAGCAGCAGCGGCGCGACCTCATGCATGCGGGACTCGGGCAGGCGTGCGGTGGGGCCGGCCACGCTGAGCACGCCGATCGCCCTGCCGCTGCGGGGATCGCGCACCGCCGCCGCCAGGGCCGACATGCCCACCGAGGAGCTTTCCACCACCCAGGCGTAGCCCTGTTCGCGGGCCAGGCGCAGGCGCTCCAGCAACTCGATATTGGAGCGCGGCGCGTTGGGACCGAAGTCGGCGGGGTCGGCGATGCCCTGGCGCTCCACCAGCCCGAGGGCTTCAGCGTCACTGAGGCAGGCCAGCCAGGCATGGCCGGACGCGGTGTAGAACAGGGGCGCCTCGCGGCCCATGTCGGGGTCGTAGCGCAGGCCCGACCGTGCGCCCTGGGACTTGACGATCCAGGTCAGGCTGTCGCCCTCGATCACGCCGAGGCGCACCAGTTCGCCGGTCTCCTGGGCCAGGCGGTCAAGGATCGGCTGCACGATGTCGGCGCCGCTGCTGGCCAGGTAGCGGAACGCCATGGCCACCAGGCGGGTGGACAGCTGGTAACGGCTGTTCTCGGGGTTCTGGCGCACGTACCCCAGGCGGATCAGCTCCGCGAGCATGCGATGGGTCGCGCTTTTCGGAATGTCCAGCTCGTCCGCCAGGGTCTGCATGGGCAGGCCGCGAGGGTCGGTGGTGAGGCGTTCCAGCAGGTTGAAGGCACGTTCGATCTGGCTACCGGCCATGGGGGAAGGGTCCTTGTCGTGTTTCCGGCGATTCTAGAAGACAAGGCCATCGACGTGAAACCTGGAACAGCCTCGGCGGAAGGCGGCTGAGTGACGACGATAATGTACGGACCGGTTAGTTTTTGTTCGATGATCGAACGAAAGCGTCCTTGGCGAATTGAATGACGGGCCTGCGCCACTCACTATCGGCTCCATGTTCGAGGCGCTGCCGCAACCAGCCTGCGACCCCAGCGGCGCCTCGACTTTTCATAAATACAATAAAGGTCCACCACGATGTTCCAGCCCAACAACGCCCATGCCTCCCCGCCCGCCTCAGGGTTCGTCTTCGATTGCGCGTCCTCCTTCGCCTCCGTCGCCCTGGTCCAGTTGGCCGGCGGTGAAACGCTGTGCGGCCGCATGCATCGCTGCATCCAGCGCCTGATCGAGCGCCGCACGGTCCGCTGATCCGCCCGTAATCCCGACGTTCAGTCGTATTCGCGCCCGCGCCGCGAAGGGGCGCCCGCGCACCCGAAAAAACAATCAAGAGGCAAGACAGAGCATGACCCGCACCCGCCACATCTTCGTACCCAGCCTCCTCGCCGCCGCCGTCACCCTGGGCGCCCTGCCCGTCCAGGCCACCGAGGAGTCCGGATTCTTCGAGGACTCCACCGCCACCCTGAACCTGCGCAACTTCTACCTGAACCGGAACTTCGTCGGTGATTCCGCCACCCAGGGCAAGGCCGAGGAATGGACCCAGAGCTTCATCCTCGATTACAGGTCCGGATTCACCCAGGGCCCGGTCGGCTTCGGTGTCGACGCCCTCGGCCTGTTGTCGGTGAAGCTGGATGGCGGCAGGGGCACCAGGGGCACCCAGTTGCTGCCCGTGCATGACGATGGCCGTCCCGCCGACGACTTCGGCCGCCTGGCCGCCGCCGCCAAGATGCGCATCTCCAGGACCGAACTGAAGGTGGGCGAATGGATGCCGGTGCTGCCGATCCTGCGCGCCGACGACGGCCGCTCCCTGCCCCAGACCTTCCAGGGCGGCCAGGTCACCTCGAAGGAGATCGACGGCCTGACCCTCTACGGCGGCCAGTTCCGCCAGAACAGTCCGCGCAACGACGCCAGCCTGGAAGACCTGTCCATGAACGGCAAGGCGGCCTTCACCTCCGACCGCTTCAACTTCGCTGGCGGCGAATACGCCTTCAACGAGAACCGCACCCTGGTCGGCCTCTGGTACGCCGAGCTGGAAGACATCTACCAGCAGCAGTACCTGCAGCTGATGCACAGCCAGCCGGTGGGCGACTGGACCCTGGGCGCCAACCTCGGCTTCTTCAACGGCAAGGAAGACGGCTCGGCGCTGGCCGGCGACCTGGACAACCGCACCTGGTCCGGCCTGTTCTCCGCCAGGTACGGCAGCAACACCTTCTACGTCGGCCTGCAGAAGGTCAGCGGCGATGACGCCTGGATGCGGGTGAACGGCACCAGCGGCGGCACCCTGGCCAACGACAGTTACAACTCCAGCTACGACAACGCCAAGGAGAAGTCCTGGCAACTGCGCCACGACTTCAACTTCGCCGGTGTCGGCATCCCCGGCCTGACCCTGATGAACCGCTACATCAGCGGCGACAACGTGCATGTCGGCGCAGTCACCGATGGCAAGGAATGGGGCCGGGAGTCGGAGCTGGCCTATGTGGTCCAGTCCGGTGCCTTCAAGGCCCTCAGCGTGAAATGGCGCAACTCCAGCATGCGCCGCGACTGGGGCGCCAACACCAGCTTCGACGAGAATCGCCTGATCATCAGCTACCCGCTCTCGCTCCTCTAATCCTTTGGTCCGCGTGCTTTGACCACCCCTTCAGCCCGCCTTATGGCGGGCTTTTTCATGGGGGCGGGAATGCCAGCGGTGTGATTTCCGTTCGCTGACCGGCCACTTGCCGGCACGACGCCTTGGTGCCCACGGACGCCAGACATAGAATACGGAACACAGTTCCATTTTCTAAGGATCACTCTGATGCCTGCCACATCCCCCTCCCCCGCGCCTCTGGAATGCGACCTGCTGGTCATAGGCTCCGGCGCCGCCGGCCTGGCTGCCGCCGTCACCGCCGCCCACCACGGGCAACGGGTGATCCTGGTGGAGAAAGAGCCGGTGTTCGGCGGTGCGACCGCCTGGTCCGGCGGCTGGATGTGGGTGCCGCGCAACCCCCTGGCCCGTCGCGCCGGTATCCGGGAGGACATCGAGCAACCGCGCACCTACCTGCGCCATGAGCTGGGCGAACACTATCGCCCGGAGCTGGTGGATGCCTTCCTGGAACAGGCCCCGCAGATGGTGGAGTTCTTCGAGCGGCACACTGCCCTCAGCTTCGTCGACGGCAATGGCATCCCCGATATGCATGGCGATACACCCGGCGCCGCCACCGGTGGCCATCAGGTGATCGCCGCGCCCTGCGACGGCCGCCTGGTGCTGGACCTGCTGCCCCGCCTGCGCAAGACCATGCGCGAAACCTCCTTCCTGGGAATGCCCATCATGGCGGGCGCCGACCTCGCCGCCTTCCTGTCCATGACCCGCTCGCCGAAAGCCTTCCTTCACGTTACGCGGCGCTTCGCCACGCACCTCTATCACCTGGCCCGCCACGGTCGCGCCATGCACCTGGTCAATGGTGTCGCCCTGGTGGCGCGGCTGGCCCGCTCCGCCGCCGACCTGGGGGTGACCCTGATGGAGTCCAGCCCGGCCCGGCGGCTGCTCCTGGAAGACGGCGCGGTGCGTGGCGCCGTGGTGCTGCGCGATGGCGAGGAACTGGAGATCCGCGCCGGAGCCGTGGTGCTCGCCGCCGGCGGCTTCCCCAACGACGCGGCGCGGCGCAAGGCGCTCTTCCCCCGGGACGCCAGCGGTCAGGACAACCTCGCCCTGCCGCCGGCGTCCTGCTCCGGCGATGGCCTGCGCCTGGGCGAATCCGCCGGTGGCCGGGTCGCCACGGACCTGCGCTCGCCCGTGGCCTGGGCCCCGGTGTCACGGGTGCCCTGGTCCGACGGCAGCTTCGGGCACTTCCCCCACATCATCGACCGGGGCAAGCCGGGGATCATCGGCGTGCTGAAGAACGGCCGGCGCTTCGTCAACGAGGCCGGCGGCTACTACGACTACGTCGACGCCATGCTCCGCGCCGTTCCCGAGGATGAGGAAGCCTGTTCCTGGCTGATCTGCGACCACCGTTTCCAGCGCCGCTACGGCCTAGGGTTCGCCCGGCCGGCGCCGCTGCCGCTCTGGCCACACCTGCGCAATGGCTACCTCAAGCGTGGCCGCACCCTGGTAGAGCTGGCCGAGGCCTGCGGCATCGATGCGGCGGGGCTCACCACCACGGTGGCCGCGTTCAATCACCACGCCCGTCGCGGTGAAGACCCCGAGTTCGGCCGCGGCAGCACCCCGTTCAACCGGCGCAGCGGCGATGCCCTGCACCGGGGGCCCAACCCCTGCGTCGCGCCCATCGAGCGGGGGCCCTTCTACGCCGTGAAGGTGCAGCCGGGCTGCTTCGGCACCTTCGCCGGACTGCGGACCGACGGCCAGGCGCGGGTGCTGAATGACCAGGGCCAGCCGATTCCCGGCCTCTACGCCGCCGGCACCGACATGGCCAGCGCGCTGGGCGGCCACTACCCGTCCGGCGGCATCAACCTCGGCCCGGCCATGACCTTCGGCTACATCGCCGGCCGCCATGCCGCCGGTGTCCACGGCGACGCATAGCGACGCGAAACCCATCAGCGGTGTCGATGGGTTTCGCAGGCTCTACCCATCCTACAAGGCTGCGACGTACAGCGAGGCGATAGGGAGTGGGAACCGTAGGATGGTGTAGAGCGAAGCGAAACCCATCAGCGATATCGATGGGTTTCGCAGGCTCTACCCATCCTACAAGGCTGCGACGTACAGCGAGGCGATAGGGAGTGGGAACCGTAGGATGGTGTAGAGCGAAGCGAAACCCAGCAGCGGTGTCGATGGGTTTCGCAGGCTCTACCCATCCTACAAGGCTGCGACGTACAGCGAGGCGATAGGGGGCGGGAACCGTAGGATGGCGTAGAGCGAAGCGAAACCCATCAGCGATGTCGATGGGTTTCGCAGGCTCTACCCATCCTACAAGGCTGCGACGTACAGCGAGGCGATAGGGAGCGGGAACCGTAGGATGGGGTAGAGCGAAGCGAAACCCATCAGCGATATCGATGGGTTTCGCAGGCTCTACCCATCCAATTACAAGCCCCCCAACGATGACCCCCCGACAAAAAACGCCGCCCGGATGCGTGGTCCGGGCGGCGTCCTGGTGTTGCTCGGGGGTCAGCCCTGGAGCGATTCCACGCCCAGCTCGTCCCACACGGCCTCGGCCAGGTGGAAGGTGGCGTTGGCGGCGGGAATGCCGCAGTAGATGGCGCTCTGCATCAGGACTTCCTTGATCTCCTCGCGGGTCACGCCGTTGTTCTTGGCGGCCCGCAGGTGCAGCTTGAGCTCGCCTTCGCGGTTCATGCCGATGAGCATGGCGATGGTGATCAGGCTGCGGGTATGGCGCGGCAGGCCCGGGCGGGTCCAGATATCACCCCAGGCATGGCGGGTGATCATTTCCTGGAACTCTTCGTTGAAGGGCGTGAGGTTCTGCAGGCTGCGGTCCACGTGGGCGTCGCCCAGCACCGCGCGGCGGACCTGCATGCCGGCTTCGTAGCGTTCTTTCTCGTCCATTGCGGGCTCCGGATCGGGGGCGGTGCGCATGGCGCACCCTACGGCGAGGTAGGGTGCGCCGCGCGCACCAGCGAGTTCACTGAGTGAGGAAGTCCAGCACGCGCTGGCTGAAGGCGTCGCCGGCCTGCACGTTGGACAGGTGCGCCGCATGGAACGCCACCAGTTCGGCGCCGGCGATACGTTCCTGCATGAAACGGCCGTGCTCGGTCGTGGTTACCGGGTCGCCGCTGCCGCAGACCACCAGGGTCGGGGCGCTGATGCGGCCGAGCTGCTCGCGGTAGTCGGCATCGCGCACGGCGGCGCAGTTGGCGGCGTAGCCCTGGGGCGAGGTCTGGGCCAGCATGCCGACGATGGGTTCTACCTTCTCCGGCTGCGCCTCGGCGAAGTCAGGGGTGAACCAGCGGGAAATGGAGGCATCACGCAGGTCGCGCATGGCCTGGGCGCCGCCGGCGAGCACGGTGTCGATGCGCGGGTTCCAGACCTCCGGGGTACCGATCTTGGCGGCGGTGTTGCACAGCACCAGGCGCTGGATGCGCTCGGGGGCGTTGATGGCCAGCCACTGGCCGATCAGGCCACCCATGGACAGGCCACAGAAGTGCGCCTTCGGGATATCCAGGGCATCCAGCAGGGCCAGCACGTCGCCGCCCAGTTGCTCGATGCTGTAGGGGCCTTCGCTGACCAGGGACTGGCCGTGGCCACGGGTGTCGTAGCGCAGCACCTGGAAGTGCCGGGTGAAGGCCGGGATCTGCGCGTCCCACATGTGCAGGTCGGTGCCCAGGGAGTTGGACAGGACCAGGACCGGCGCACCGGCCGGGCCTTCGAGGAGGTAGTTCAGATCGCCATCGGCGAGACGTACGGCAGGCATGCAGATCTCCTAGCGCGAAAGGTTCTTGTGTTCGGCGAGGGCACGGTCCACCCAGCGGCGGGCCTGTCCCAGGTAATGGGCCGGGTCGAGCAGGCGGTCCAGCTCGGCGGCGGAAAGTTGCGCTGTGACTTCGGCGTTGGCGCCGAGCACCGCGCGCAGGTGGGCGCCCTCCTTCACGGCCTGGCGGCAGCACTGCTCCACCAGGTGATGGGCGGCGTCGCGACCGATGCGCTGGGCCAGCTCGATGCTCACCGCTTCGGCCAGCACCAGGCCCTGGGTCAGCTCCAGGTTGCGGCGCATGCGCGGGGCGTCCACTTCCAGGCCAGGCACCACCAGCAGCGCCTGCTGCAGGGCACCGGAGACCAGGCAGCAGAGTTCCGGCAGGCTTTCCCATTCGGCATGCCAGAGGCCGAGGCTGCGCTCGTGTTCCTGGGGCATGGCGGCGAACAGGGTGGACACCAGGCCCGGCGCGCGGGTGGCGGCGCCGATGAGCACGGCGGCGCTCACCGGGTTGCGCTTGTGGGGCATGGTGGACGAGCCGCCCTTGCCCGGCGCGGCGGGTTCGAAGACCTCCCCGGCCTCGGTCTGCATCAGCAGGCTGAGGTCGCGCCCCAGTTTGCCGAGGGAGCCGGCGATCAGCCCCAGCAGGCTGGCGAGTTCCACCAGGCGATCACGCTGGGTGTGCCAGGGCTGGTCGGGCAGGTTCAGTCGAAGCTCGATGGCCAGGGCCTCGGCCACCGGCCAGGCCTGCTCGCCCAGGGCGGCGAGGCTGCCGGAGGCACCGCCGAACTGCAGGCACAGCAGGCGCGGCTTGAGTTCGGCGAGGCGCTGGCGATGGCGGGTGACCGCGCCCAGGACGCCGGCCAGCTTCATGCCGAGGGTCACGGGCGTGGCCTGCTGCAGCCAGGTGCGGCCGGCCAGCGGGGTGTCGGCGTG
This genomic window from Pseudomonas furukawaii contains:
- a CDS encoding TetR/AcrR family transcriptional regulator, with protein sequence MTTSTELPELPAEAPRKGRKNNPEKTRENILQAAIAEFVQQGLSGARVDAIAERMHTSKRMIYYYFGSKEQLYLEVLEKLYGDIRSTEGKLHLAELGPREAIQRLVEFTFDHHDRNVDFVRIVSIENIHYGEFVRQSKTIRTMSTNILDAMGEILQRGQAEGLFRQGIEPLDLHLLISSFCFYRVSNRNTFGQIFQIDLTDEAVKARHKAMICDSVLRYLQA
- the quiC gene encoding 3-dehydroshikimate dehydratase QuiC codes for the protein MQRSIATVSLSGTLPEKLEAIAAAGFDGVEIFENDLLYYAGSPREIRQMCADLGIAITLFQPFRDFEGCRRDRLQKNLDRAERKFDLMEELGTDLVLVCSNVQADALSDERILVDDLRLLAERAGARKLRIGYEALAWGRHVNSWQQVWNLVRQADHPALGVLLDSFHTLSIKGDPAGIAEIPGDKIFFVQMADAPLLQMDVLEWSRHFRCFPGQGEFDLPGFLAPILRSGYRGPLSLEIFNDGFRAAPPRGNAADGLRSLLYLEEKTRALLERDPTPPANLDILFSPPPASRYDGVEFLEFAVDEAQGAKLASWLERLGFARAGKHRSKDVSLLRQGDINIVLNAEPYSFAHGYFESHGPSLCATALRVSDSTRALERAREFKGQPFRGLVGPNEREIPAVRAPDGSLIYLVEQAPAGQTIYDSDFILDPAAVQTGELDRIDHMALALPADGLDSWVLFYKTVLDFEADDEVVLPDPYGLVKSRALRSRCSSIRLPLNISENRNTAISHALSSYRGSGAHHIAFSCEDIFAEVSRAKEAGVPLLDIPLNYYDDLAARFDFDDEFLSELAYYNVLYDRDAQGGELFHVYTEPFEGRFFFEILQRKNGYAGYGAANVAVRLAAMAKARSGAIPKARL
- a CDS encoding MFS transporter; the protein is MATSSSQAKKATASGWIGSALEYYDFFIYAQAAALIFPQIFFPNTDPKMAIIASLATYGVGYLARPVGAFVLGHWGDTRGRKNVLLLCMFLMGISTMAVGLLPTYHDIGMLAPILLVLLRLVQGFAVAGEISGASSMIMEHAPFGRRGYYASFTLQGVQAGQVMAAAVFLPLAYFMPSEAFNEWGWRIPFLMSAFVLVAGFIIRREVHETPAFVQEESQHKVAKSPVSEAFRHSWKHMVLVMFMALMNVIPVVATIFGAAYAVQPAYGIGFDKSVYLWIPVVGNIVAVLVIPFVGNLSDKIGRRPTMIAGCLGSGLLAFGYLYAISIQNVPLAFGLSILMWGMVYQGYNAVFPSFFPELFQTRYRVSAMAIAQNIGTMLTAMLPALFAAVAPPGSDNIPVVIGSLAFIITCVCALAAYLAPETHRLAMDDLGDPDAKPMDKVQYDASRESSMRAVSH
- a CDS encoding DMT family transporter, with protein sequence MAASTPLSGANQPLRGILLVVLATFLFAGHDALSKYLGGLYPVIMVVWARYLVHTLLMAGIFLPRAGLRVLRSRRPGLQVLRALSLLSTSLLFTAGLQFIPLAEATAVNFLAPVLVTALSVPLLGERVSLVQWLAVVMGFIGVLVIVHPGGELFTPAILFPLGSALGFCFYQLLTRKLAPHDSPTTSNFFAGLCNTLVMSALVPFFWQLPNWEGWLLLLALGAAGMTAHLLLTQAFRHAAPALLAPFGYCQIVFAGLLGFLVFSHTPEASTLAGIAIICLSGLGAAWMQRKA
- a CDS encoding sugar phosphate isomerase/epimerase family protein, whose protein sequence is MTERIFSLAALTVLELSPPEMVEVAARTGYSHVGLRLVPATPEEHHFPLVADAALRRQTLDRLRDTGVKVLDIEILRLKAETRVSDFEAVLEAGAAFGARELLVAGNDADEARLTENFAALCELASRFGIHPSLEFMPWTDARDLTQARRIVENAGHPGGAILVDAFHFNRSGSRLEDLAQVAPARLRYAQLCDVAGPRPDDMEEILRQARNERRFPGDGDCDLAGLLRTLPAHVPLSLEIPTRQLMEQGVSAEARARTALDKTRALLQRI
- a CDS encoding IclR family transcriptional regulator; its protein translation is MAGSQIERAFNLLERLTTDPRGLPMQTLADELDIPKSATHRMLAELIRLGYVRQNPENSRYQLSTRLVAMAFRYLASSGADIVQPILDRLAQETGELVRLGVIEGDSLTWIVKSQGARSGLRYDPDMGREAPLFYTASGHAWLACLSDAEALGLVERQGIADPADFGPNAPRSNIELLERLRLAREQGYAWVVESSSVGMSALAAAVRDPRSGRAIGVLSVAGPTARLPESRMHEVAPLLLAAVEELSAASQASEFFV